DNA sequence from the Acidothermus cellulolyticus 11B genome:
ATCGCGGCAAGGATGCCGATGATGAGCATGACGACGAGCAGCTCAATAAGGGTGAAACCCTCGTCCCGCCGCTCCATCGCCTCACGGATTCGTGCGAGCATGCGCCCGTCCTTTCAGTGATGAGGCCGGTTCCGGCCTTCCCGGAGATGACACCCCGGGCATCGACGCCGCGATCGGCTGACTTTACCGTCCGATCGGGCGATTTCTTCCGCCGTTCGGGGCAGTCCGGCTGGTTCAAACGGCCGCCATCCACAGGACAGCACCGCCCCACAGCGCGCACCCGCCAACCTCACGGACACGCACCCACAGCAAGCTGCTGACTATTTGCCGCGGGATTGACGACGGCATGCCACGGCGAAACGCTGGGATGGCTGTTACGGACCTCCAGACAGTACGCAGTCCCCACGCCGATCGGCGGAATCGGTTTGACGCTCAGGCTGTTCCCAGCGCTGAGCGTCCCGGTGACGCCGGCCGGATCGACGTCGGTCTTCACGGTGTAGCTGGCACCGGTGGTGTTGACCGTCAAACTCTGCGGTTGATCAACCATGACGCTCTGAATCGTCGTCAGAACGTGATGAAGGTCCGCCTTCTCACTCGCCTCGTAACCGCCGTTCTGGCGGTCGGCAAACAGGGGAATTGCTATCGCCGCGAGGACGCTAATGATGATCATGACGACGAGGAGCTCAAGAATCGTGAAGCCAGCGTCCCGCGGCCGCCTCTGACGAATGCGTGCCACCATGAGCGCCTTCCCGGCTTACAAGGGCATGCCCCTTCGGTTGACGATGACTCTCGGATCATCGGCCTGCGGGCGGCCGCGGCTTACCGTACGAATGGACGATTTCTGCGTGTCTCCGGTTCGGGCGACCGTCAGCCGCCCGAACCGGAGACCAGGTCGTAGATGTGGAAGATCGGCAGATACAGTGCGACGATCATGGAGCCGACGATGCCGCCGAGCAGAGCAATCATGATCGGCTCAATGAGGGCGGTCAGCGATTCGGTCATGGCTTCGACCTCTTGGTCGTAAAACTGCGCGATCTTCCCGAGCATGGTGTCGAGCGCGCCGGTGTCCTCACCGACCGCCATCATCTGCACCACCATGGGCGGAAAGATGGGGTGTGACGTGAGCGGCGCGGTCAAGGATTCCCCGCTCCGGATGCTGCCCTGCACGTCGCGGATCGCCCGAGCGAGCACGACATTCCCGGTGGTGTCAGCGACGATATCCAGGGCCTGCAGGATCGGCACGCCGGAGTGCATCATCGTGCCCAGGTTGCGGGCGAACCGGGCAAGGGCGAGCTTGCGGAAGAGCTGCCCGAAAATCGGCACCTTCAACTTGAAGGGGTCAACGACGTTGCGGACCGCTTCGGTCCGCCGAATCCGCGACCACGTAATCCCGCCGACAATCGCCAGCACGATGAGCACCGGTAACAGCACTTTCATGCTGTGCGAGAGGGTGACCAGGAACTGCGTCGGCGCCGGCAGTTTGCCGCCCAGCTGTTTGAACATCTTCGCGAAGACGGGGACGACGAAGGTGAGCATGCCGAGCACCGCGAGCAGCGAAATGCAGAGCACGACGACCGGATAGGTCATCGCCGACTTCACCTTGCTCCGGAGTTTCACCTCCGCCTCATAATTCGCGGCGATCTCCAACAGGACGGAGTCGAGGAACCCGCCGACCTCACCGGCGCGGATCATATTCACCATGAGCGGCGGAAACGCCCTGGGATGCTTGCTCATCGCCGCCGACAGGGAGCTCCCCGTTTCGACGTCATTGCGGACCTCGGTGAGGACCTTCTGCAACGCCTTGCTCTGTGTCTGCTCCCGCAGGATGGTTAGTGCCCGCAGCAACGAGAGCCCGGAGTTGATCATTG
Encoded proteins:
- a CDS encoding type II secretion system protein; the encoded protein is MVARIRQRRPRDAGFTILELLVVMIIISVLAAIAIPLFADRQNGGYEASEKADLHHVLTTIQSVMVDQPQSLTVNTTGASYTVKTDVDPAGVTGTLSAGNSLSVKPIPPIGVGTAYCLEVRNSHPSVSPWHAVVNPAANSQQLAVGACP
- a CDS encoding type II secretion system F family protein, with the protein product MTATYQYSVRDRSGKLLTGTLAADSETAVAQRLRAMGFAPISINVANAGLKKEISIPGFGNRVKMKDLAVMSRQFATMINSGLSLLRALTILREQTQSKALQKVLTEVRNDVETGSSLSAAMSKHPRAFPPLMVNMIRAGEVGGFLDSVLLEIAANYEAEVKLRSKVKSAMTYPVVVLCISLLAVLGMLTFVVPVFAKMFKQLGGKLPAPTQFLVTLSHSMKVLLPVLIVLAIVGGITWSRIRRTEAVRNVVDPFKLKVPIFGQLFRKLALARFARNLGTMMHSGVPILQALDIVADTTGNVVLARAIRDVQGSIRSGESLTAPLTSHPIFPPMVVQMMAVGEDTGALDTMLGKIAQFYDQEVEAMTESLTALIEPIMIALLGGIVGSMIVALYLPIFHIYDLVSGSGG